The proteins below come from a single Pieris brassicae chromosome 1, ilPieBrab1.1, whole genome shotgun sequence genomic window:
- the LOC123708018 gene encoding acyl-CoA Delta(11) desaturase-like, whose translation MAPNTSKDVIDNDFVDAEESKLEKLVGPQAGPWKYEIIYGRLAVFGYFHLAALYGLYLAFTAGPAWSTIIFHCIVFFFAIIGVYFGLHRLWSHNAFKAKLPLQILMIVWTSLTFQFSALNWIRDHRLHHKYTDTDADPHNAARGFFFSHIGWLLVKKHPEVKRRGKFTDMRDVYANPVLRFQNKWAVPFIGSICFIIPTLIPMYFWNEGLNVAWHLSFLRFVASLHQVFLVNSYAHFVGTRPYDKRILPTDNRSLNYVVLGEGFHNFHHAFPWDYRSAELGTLFFNPTTWFIEFFAKIGWAYDLKTASKSVIEGRAQRTGDGTRVQNKSN comes from the exons ATGGCACCCAATACTAGCAAAGATGTCATCGATAACGATTTTGTGGATGCGGAAGAATCAAAATTGGAGAAATTGGTTGGTCCGCAAGCCGGGCCGTGGAAATATGAGATAATATATGGTCGTTTAGCTGTATTTGGATATTTTCACCTAGCGGCTCTGTATGGACTCTACCTCGCTTTCACTGCTGGTCCAGCATGGTCTACGATTATTTTTC actgcattgtattttttttcgcaATCATTGGTGTATACTTCGGACTTCATCGTCTCTGGTCCCACAATGCGTTTAAGGCGAAACTTCCCTTGCAAATTTTAATGATCGTTTGGACTTCTTTGACATTCCAGTTTAGTGCTTTGAATTGGATCAGAGATCACCGATTACATCACAA GTATACAGATACAGACGCAGATCCACACAATGCGGCTAGAGGGTTTTTCTTTTCACACATAGGGTGGTTGCTCGTCAAGAAGCATCCGGAAGTCAAAAGACGCGGAAAGTTTACAGACATGAGAGATGTCTACGCAAATCCAGTTCTGAGGTTTCAAAATAA GTGGGCGGTACCCTTTATTGGtagtatatgttttataataccaaCATTGATACCTATGTACTTCTGGAACGAGGGACTAAACGTGGCGTGGCATCTTAGTTTTCTTAGATTCGTTGCTTCTCTCCACCAAGTATTTCTGGTTAATAGTTATGCACATTTCGTAGGAACTAGGCCATATGACAAGCGTATATTACCTACTGATAATCGATCACTTAATTATGTAGTCCTGGGTGAAGGATTCCATAACTTTCATCATGCATTCCCATGGGATTATAGGTCTGCAGAATTGGGgactttgttttttaatcCGACTACTTGGTTTATCGAATTTTTTGCTAAAATTGGATGGGCATACGATCTAAAGACTGCATCAAAATCTGTAATAGAAGGTAGGGCTCAAAGAACGGGTGATGGTACCCGTGTTCAAAATAAGTCTAATTAA
- the LOC123707095 gene encoding exosome complex exonuclease RRP44 — protein MWTTKTFLTKTKRGNILKIVREHYLRDDLLCGSAACNVCPHKDDECILDVQPESICALFDYNHYLLIDTNVVLHQIDILEDDALKNVIILQTVLEEVKHQNTAIFQRLLEIIGNKRRKFYSFVNEHHKDTYIERKPGEKPNDRNDRAIRKAAAWYLEHLSIKGLTGHFPKIVLLTDDENNRKLAQDDGIVCCSVKDYIENVNGYPGLLDKLSKNVMPENCSKDALYPAHLTPSQIHAGIRNGKLHQGTFYASRDNFLEGTATVNGFEKQILLQGHIGINRAIDGDIVAIEIFPEEEWRKPSDIVLEDKAEDPGDLLEEESILLNTAKSAASADISPTGKVVGIIRRKWRQYCGILMQSKFPGATRHLFAPAEKRIPRVRIETRQSDLLAAQRILVALDSWPRNSRYPLGHFVRALGPIGDKDAENEVILLEHDVPHARFSEAVLACLPPDDWTITEEEIKKRVDLRSICVCSVDPPGCTDIDDALHARPIPGTTNGLKKYEVGVHIADVTHFVRPNTALDKEAASRSTTVYLVGKRIDMVPDLLSSNLCSLRGGEERLAFSCVWEIDENANVLNTKFHKSVIKSRAAMTYEQAQIAIDDSSRQDEVAASLRTLNALAKKLKQKRLDNGALLLASPEIRFEVDSETHEPMEVQAKRILDTNSMVEEFMLLANVSVAEHIAGEFPQSALLRRHPAPPPANFNTFLKAAAQQGFELDVSTNKAFSKSLNEAVLPSRPFFNTLLRIMATRCMQQAVYFSSGTLAQEDYYHYGLACPIYTHFTSPIRRYADVVVHRLLASCVGADATHASILDTKYAVSLCENLNYRHRQAQYAGRASVALNTHILFKDRVEVEPAVVLAVKRNALQVLIPKYGLEGPLYLPSDKFIYNEEEHVQICNGVVLRTFDEIVVRLSLDSTNLQHRKLVFQLVKPVIPGFSYEEMEVEAVDQPEIEIVDITRTKKRQKKDDVQIVERPQVVIDISKKKQETKSKKKKGKK, from the exons ATGTGGactacaaaaacatttttaaccaAAACAAAACGGggaaacattttaaaa attgttAGAGAACATTATCTAAGAGATGATTTACTGTGTGGCTCAGCGGCATGTAATGTATGCCCTCATAAAGACGATGAATGTATTTTGGACGTTCAACCTGAATCAATTTGTGCCTTATTCGACTACAATCACTACCTTCTGATAGACACGAATGTTGTTCTgcaccaaatagatattttagaaGACGatgctttaaaaaatgtcATCATATTGCAAACTGTTCTTGAAGAAGTCAAGCATCAGAATACAGCAATTTTTCAAAGACTTCTAGAAATTATTGGGAACAAGAGGCGGAAATTTTACTCTTTTGTAAATGAACATCATAA gGACACCTATATTGAGAGAAAGCCAGGTGAAAAACCAAATGATAGAAATGATAGAGCTATACGTAAAGCTGCTGCGTGGTATTTAGAGCACTTGTCAATTAAAGGGCTTACAGGTCATTTCCCGAAAATAGTTTTACTTACTGATGATGAGAACAATAGAAAACTTGCTCAAGATGATGGCATAGTGTGTTGCTCAG ttaaagactacattgaaaatgttaatGGATATCCAGGTTTACTTGACAAATTATCCAAAAATGTTATGCCAGAGAATTGTAGTAAAGATGCATTGTACCCGGCTCATTTGACACCTTCTCAGATTCATGCTGGCATAAGAAATGGGAAATTACACCAGGGTACTTTCTATGCATCACGGGATAACTTTTTAGAAGGAACTGCTACTGTTAATGGCTTCGAAAAACAG ATATTGCTTCAAGGCCACATTGGTATCAATAGAGCTATTGATGGTGACATAGTGGCCATTGAAATTTTCCCAGAAGAGGAATGGAGGAAACCAAGTGACATTGTTCTAGAAGATAAAGCTGAGGATCCCGGAGACTTATTGGAAGAAGAATCTATTCTTCTAAACACTGCCAAGTCGGCTGCAAGCGCTGATATATCTCCTACAGGAAAGGTTGTGGGAATAATAAGGAGAAAATGGAGGCAATATTGTGGGATTTTGATGCAAAGCAAATTTCCCG gTGCCACTCGACACCTCTTCGCGCCAGCTGAAAAGAGGATACCGCGCGTGCGTATAGAGACACGGCAGAGTGATCTATTAGCTGCCCAAAGGATTTTAGTAGCACTCGATTCTTGGCCGAGAAATAGTCGTTATCCGTTAGGACATTTCGTTAGAGCCCTGGGACCGATTG GTGATAAGGATGCAGAGAATGAAGTGATACTCCTTGAACATGATGTACCCCATGCGAGGTTTAGCGAGGCTGTGTTGGCTTGTCTACCTCCAGATGACTGGACCATAACAGAAGAG GAGATTAAAAAACGGGTAGATCTCAGATCCATCTGCGTATGCTCAGTGGATCCACCAGGATGTACAGATATTGATGATGCGTTACACGCGCGTCCTATTCCCGGAACCACAAATGGACTGAAGAAGTACGAGGTTGGAGTGCACATCGCGGATGTGACGCACTTCGTGAGACCGAACACGGCGTTGGATAAGGAAGCTGCTTCCAGGTCTACTACTGTGTATCTGGTGGGGAAGAGGATTGATATGGTACCGG ACCTGCTGAGCTCAAACCTGTGCTCACTTCGCGGTGGCGAAGAGAGACTGGCGTTTTCTTGTGTTTGGGAAATAGATGAAAATGCAAATGTCCTTAATACGAAGTTCCACAAGAGCGTTATCAAG TCCCGTGCCGCAATGACCTACGAGCAGGCCCAGATAGCAATAGACGATAGTTCGAGACAGGATGAAGTAGCCGCGTCGCTTCGTACGCTGAACGCGCTCGCTAAGAAATTGAAACAAAAGCGGTTGGATAACGGGGCGTTACTGTTGGCTTCGCCTGAGATACGATTCGAG GTGGATTCTGAAACCCACGAGCCAATGGAAGTCCAAGCTAAACGTATACTGGATACAAATTCGATGGTTGAAGAGTTCATGTTGCTAGCCAATGTGAGCGTGGCTGAACATATTGCGGGTGAATTTCCGCAGAGTGCGTTGTTAAGGAGACATCCAGCTCCACCGCCAGCCAATTTTAACACTTTCCTAAAGGCCGCTGCTCAACag GGTTTCGAATTGGACGTATCAACGAATAAAGCATTTTCGAAGTCACTTAACGAAGCCGTGCTCCCGTCGAGACCATTTTTCAATACGTTATTAAGAATAATGGCGACACGTTGTATGCAACAAGCGGTCTATTTTTCGAGTGGGACTCTTGCGCAGGAGGACTACTACCATTACGGGCTTGCGTGTCCGATTTATACGCACTTTACGTCACCCATACGTAG ataCGCCGATGTGGTAGTACATAGACTGCTCGCATCATGCGTAGGCGCAGATGCGACACACGCCAGTATATTAGACACGAAATATGCCGTATCGTTATGCGAGAATCTTAATTATCGTCATAGACAAGCTCAGTACGCTGGTAGAGCGTCCGTCGCTCTCAATACCCAT aTCTTATTCAAGGATCGCGTAGAAGTCGAGCCGGCCGTAGTGCTGGCTGTTAAGCGGAACGCGCTTCAAGTGTTAATACCGAAGTACGGCCTCGAAGGACCATTGTATCTACCCtcagataaatttatttacaatgaaGAG GAACACGTGCAAATTTGCAACGGTGTAGTCCTAAGAACTTTTGATGAAATTGTTGTAAGACTCAGTTTAGACAGCACAAACTTACAGCACCGAAAACTGGTGTTCCAACTAGTAAAACCCGTCATACCTGGATTCAGCTATGAAGAAATGGAAGTGGAGGCGGTTGACCAACCAGAAATTGAGATCGTGGATATCACAAGGACGAAGAAAAGACAGAAGAAAGATGACGTGCAAATTGTAGAACGGCCACAAGTGGTTATAGATATATCTAAGAAGAAACAAGAAACAAAGAGCAAGAAGAAGAAAGGGAAAAAGTAG